GGTCGACCAGTTCAAGCTGCGCGCGCTCGACAGCATGAAGCAGACCGTGACGGTGCTGACCGACGAAGTCGAGAAGTCGAAGGGCTATATCGCCCGTGCCGAAGGGCAGGCGCGTGCGCAGCAGCAGATCGGCAGCGAGACCAGCTTGCTGACGGTCGAAGACTGAGCGCCGGGATAACGCGATGAGCGACCTGACCACCCAGTCCGACAGGCTGATCGAAGAGGGCCGGATCCTGGCGCGGGACAACCGCGCCGGCGGGCGGCACCGTCAGACAGGGTCGATCGGGAAAGGGTCGGCCAAGCTGAAAATGCAGCACTGGACCCGTAAACTGGTGCGCATCATCCTGGCGATCGGCGCCATCATGGTGGCCGCCGTTGCCGCGGGCATCATCATCGGCGGTATCGGATTTACCGGTGTCATGCTGACGATCCTGGCCGTCATCGCGGCCATCGTCGCTTTCACCGTCTTTCCGAAGATGGAAGTTCCGAAGCGGGCGGACCTCAACAAGGGCGATGTGCGCCAGATGGTCGGGCGCACCGAGTTGTGGCTCGAATCCCAACGCGCGGCCCTGCCCGCCCCGGCAGCGAACATCGTGAGCGAAATGGGCGTGCAACTCGATACTCTAGGCATGCAACTGGAAGCGGTCGAGCAGGATCACCCCAAGACGCACGAAATTCGGCGCCTGGTCGGCGAAATCCTGCCCGAGACGATCGACAGCTATCACAAAATCCCCGGGCATCTCCGGACCGAAAAGCGTGCCGGCACCACGCCTGACCAGCAATTGACGGAAAGCCTCGGCAATATCAGCAAGGAAATCGACGCGGTGACGCGGCAACTTGCCGACGGAGCGCTGGACGATCTGGCCATCCGTCATCGTTATCTGGAAAACCGCTCGAGCGACGAAGAAGGACCTGCAGCCTGATGCGCGTTGCTATCCCGCACGACTTGCCGCGCGACGAAGTTCGCCGGCGCATGAACGAGCGCACGCCCGATCTGGGCAAGTACATCCCCGGAGGGATGGCCGACGTGAAGACCGAGTGGCTGACGCAGGACCGCATGCAGATGCGCGTTGCGGCCATGGGGCAGACGGTGGCCGGTCACGTTGATATCGAGGACACTCAGCTGGTCTTCCAGCTGGATCTTCCGCCTGCCCTGTCCTTCTTCGCGCCCGTCGTGGAAAAAGCCGTGCGTGCCAATGGAGAGAAACTGCTGGCGCCGCCCAACTCCTGATAGCGGATCGGCAGCAGCTACCGGAATGTGGTGGATGTTAGACGTTCCGGTCCAGTTCCAGGTAGGTCTCGGGAATGCGCAGCGCGGCGGATGCTGCCTGAGTTTCGCGGACGAACAGCATCAGCGCGGTCATCAGCAATCCGATCGACACGATAAACACGCCGGCAGCGATCTGCGGATAGTCGAGTCCCGCGAACTCTCCGACGAACAGCAGGACTACGGTCAGCCCGATTGCCAGACCTGCCCAGACCAGGAGAACGATGGCCCTTCCGATCAGCTCGATGCGTCGTGCGATGATCCTGAGCTCCAGCACGCACTTGTCGTGTTCGACACCAGTAGTCTGTCCATGCAGCACCTCCAGTTCGCGCGACCGATCGACAACGCGGCCCAATCGGGCCGAAAGCAGGTTCATGAGATTGGCTATGGCCACCAGGACGAAGACGGGCGCCAGCGCCAGCTGGATAGTCTGGGCAATCATCGATCCGTTCCAGAAACCGGGCGCGCCAGGAGGTAGGCGGCGTCCTCATCGCACGCAATGCCCGATGCGCCTGCCGCGTTCGCAGCCTCGCCCGGCGCCAACGCCAGACCATCCAGTTTCAGATGACCCGAAAGCGGTAATACCAGGCACGCGTCCGAGTATCGGCGCCGGATCGCTTCAGGCGGAGAGCCGACGCACAGGTCCAGCAGGAACTTCGGCCCGTCCACCAGTGTGGACGGCCGGGCCAGATCGAAGCTGGCAAAATGTTGCGGGTCGGCGGGGCCCCGGTCCGCGATGGCCAGCGCCTCGTCCAGATGCAGCTCGCGAGGCCTGCCGTAGTCGTAGAGACGATAAGTCACGTCGCTGTTCTGCTGGATTTCCACCAGCGTGATCCCGGCCCCGATCGCATGCACCGTGCCCGCAGGCAGGTAGAAGAAATCGCCCCGGCGGACTTCATGCCAAACGAGCAGGCTCTCGATCGATCCGTCCAGCGCGGCGGCCTTGAGCTCGTCGTCGTCCAGCTTTCGCGCGAGCCCGACAGCGATCGGGGCCCCCGGTTCGGCATCGAGGATCAGCCAGCACTCTTCCTTACCGCGCGCACCTTCCGGCGCCCGCGCATCGTCGGGATGGACCTGCACCGACAGTTTTTCGCTCGTGAAAAGATATTTTGCGAGGAGATCCTGCAGCGGGGCGACCGGATCGAACCAGATCTCGCCGATCCTCTTGCCGCCGGCATCGAAGGGCGCGGGCAGCACGTCCCTGCCCCACACCTTTTCCACCCTGATCTGCGGCAGCTTCTGCATCGGCTCAGGTCTTCGTCACGCCGGGCAGCTTGCCCACCCGCTGGGCCTCGTCGGCGTCGATGACCAGGACCTGATCACCGTCCACCACGACGATGACATTCTCCAGCCCGATGGCCGAGACGCGCGGTCCGTCACTCTGGACTATGACATTTCGGCATTCGACGAGGTCTGCCTTGCCCCTGATCGCATTGCCGTTCTCGTCCTTTTCGCGGGCGGTCCGGACCGCGTTCCAGTCGCCGATATCCGACCATTCCATCGAAGCGGCCACCATGGCGGCCCGGTCGGTGTTCTCCATGACCGCGTAATCGACGGACTCCCCCTCTATCCCGGCGAAAGCGTCGGCATCCGGCAGGAAGATTCCGTCCTCGTCCCTACCCCGCGCGACCGATTGACGGATTGCCGAGATCATGTCCGGACGATAGCGCTCCAGCTCGTCGAGAAAGCAGCCGGCCCGGAAGCAGAACAGCCCGCCATTCCAGCTATAGCCGCCATCGTCCAGATAGGCGCGGGCGCGTTCCCGGTCCGGCTTCTCGACGAATTCCGCCACGCGGAAGCCGCTGCCGAGGGCAACGCCCTTTTTCAGGTAGCCGTAGCCGGTCTCGGGCCGGGTTGCTTCGATGCCGAAAGTTACCAGCCAGTCCTCCCGGGCCAGCGCCGCGGCGGCTTCGACGGCGGCGCGAAATGCGACCTCGTCCCCGATATGGTGGTCGCTGGGGCAGACCAGCATGATGGCGTCTTCGGGCAGTTGCAGGGCGGCGAGCGCTATCGCGGGCGCGGTGTTGCGCCCTTCGGGTTCGATGATGATGGATACATCTTCGTAGTCGCCTGTCGCATCGGCGAGCAGTTCGCGGTGCCTGCGACCGCCGACGATGATCGGCGGGTGATACAGCTTCCTGCTGCTGCAGCGCTGCAATGTCGCGTCGAGCATGGTGTCCCGTCCCACGACCGGCAGGAACGGCTTGGGCCTTTGGGACCTGCTGTAGGGCCACAGCCGGGTGCCGCTTCCGCCGCAGAGAATGACGGGATGTATCATGCGTTTGCCATCGAGGTCATGGCGCGCCTGTGCCCGTAGCGGCTCCGTGTTGCAATCGCCGTCTCGGCTCTGCGAGGCGCCGGGCGTTTGTTCAGCACGATCCGGCGCAGAAGCGTTGCCGGTAGCCGGCCTGCGCCGGGATCAAATCGCCGAACTGGTCGCGTGCCGGTTCCCAGCGTGCCTTTTCCCGCACCAGCGCGCAGATGCGGGCATTCACCTCGGGATCGGGATTGGGATCCGACACTCGGCAGTCGGTTGCGCGCCCGTCGGTGCCAACCGTCACGACTACCGTGACACTCGTGCCAAACCTTGTGGACCGGCCCCCTTCCGGTACCGGAAAATCGCGCGCATCGTTGATGGAGGTCGAAAGGAAGCGCGGCCTTTCGGCAACGCGCGGAACGCCATTTCCGCTCCCGGTCCCGCCCTGCCCGCTGCCGGTCCCGCTTCCGATTCCTGCAGCGCCGGTTCCCGCACCCTCGTCCCGGGCTCCGGACCGGTTGTCCCGTCCGGTCGAGGTCGCTTGTGGCGCAGGCGTCGGATCGGAGAGCGTCTGCGCGGGCTCGGGCACCTGCACGGGGCGAGGCGTCGCCTCCTGCCCGGGCGCACCCTGTGCGCCCTCGTCAGGCTCGGGAGGCGCGGGTGGCGGATCCGGCTGGTCCGGAGTTTCGACGGACACGGTGGTGAGAGCCTGCGCGATGTCCTGCTCGAACGCCCCCATCGTGTCAGGTACCAGGAAGCGGGCGAGTGCGTACAACGCCGCGAGGTGCAGGATCAGGATCGCGACGATCAGGGGGACGCTCGGACGCCGCCGGGTCGCGGTGTAGCTGCTGGGCTGCTCCATCGGCGCATGTTCAAGCGCAAGCGCGCGACCACCGCAATCCCCCGCGCACAAATCAAGCCAGCCCAAAACAAAACGGCGGCCCCTAAGGGACCGCCGTTCCGTTTTTTCAGATTTGAAGAGCCCTAGAACTCGTAGCTTACGCCGAGCTGGATCTTCCAGAGTGAGGACGAGGTCGTGATGAACGGATCACGCAGCGAAACCGTGCCTGCCGCATCATCGTACTGCCCGTTGATCGGGGTGTAGACGTAGCGTCCGTCGCCATCGACATTCGCTCGAACCAGCGCTTCCGAGTAGCCATACGACTCCCGTACATTCGCGCCGTCGTCCAGCAGGTTCAGGAAGTTGTCGAAATCGACGAACAGGCGCAGGCTGTCTTCCTTGAAACCGAACGCGCTCAGCGGCCCCGGAATTTCCTGACCGAACCGGAGGTCCAGGTCGTAGTACCAGTCGTTCCGGCAGCTGTTGCGTTCGATCGTCTGCCCACGGAAATCGTTGATGCAATCGTTGTTCGTGATGAACTGGTCGAGTGCATTGGCGAAATTCGCGTCAGCAAAAACAACATTGGGATCGTTCGGACCGGTCGGCACATAGAACAGCGAGTTGAAGTCACCGCTCGCACTGTCGTTCAGCACCGCCGAAGGGGCGTTGTCCCAGACGATCGAATACGGCCGTCCCGAAGTGGCCCGGAACACGAAGCCGAAGCTCGTCGCGTAGTCACCGAAGAACGCTTCGCGGAAGTTCAAGGCCGCCGTGATATTGTGACGGTTCTCGAATTCGGCAGTCGCAACATCGACCTGCTGACGATCCGCCGCTGCGACGATGTCGAAGCTGGAGGTCGCAGTCGAACTGTTCGAATACCGGTTGTTCTCCGAGTCGGTGTAGGCGTAGCCGACGTTGAAGTTTACGCCACCACCGTCGGTGAACAGGCCACGGCGCCAGTTCTTGCTGAACACCACGGACGCGATCTTGCTCTCGAAATCAGCACCGTTCGTAAG
This genomic interval from Qipengyuania sp. JC766 contains the following:
- a CDS encoding mannose-1-phosphate guanylyltransferase, coding for MIHPVILCGGSGTRLWPYSRSQRPKPFLPVVGRDTMLDATLQRCSSRKLYHPPIIVGGRRHRELLADATGDYEDVSIIIEPEGRNTAPAIALAALQLPEDAIMLVCPSDHHIGDEVAFRAAVEAAAALAREDWLVTFGIEATRPETGYGYLKKGVALGSGFRVAEFVEKPDRERARAYLDDGGYSWNGGLFCFRAGCFLDELERYRPDMISAIRQSVARGRDEDGIFLPDADAFAGIEGESVDYAVMENTDRAAMVAASMEWSDIGDWNAVRTAREKDENGNAIRGKADLVECRNVIVQSDGPRVSAIGLENVIVVVDGDQVLVIDADEAQRVGKLPGVTKT
- a CDS encoding class I mannose-6-phosphate isomerase is translated as MQKLPQIRVEKVWGRDVLPAPFDAGGKRIGEIWFDPVAPLQDLLAKYLFTSEKLSVQVHPDDARAPEGARGKEECWLILDAEPGAPIAVGLARKLDDDELKAAALDGSIESLLVWHEVRRGDFFYLPAGTVHAIGAGITLVEIQQNSDVTYRLYDYGRPRELHLDEALAIADRGPADPQHFASFDLARPSTLVDGPKFLLDLCVGSPPEAIRRRYSDACLVLPLSGHLKLDGLALAPGEAANAAGASGIACDEDAAYLLARPVSGTDR
- a CDS encoding polyhydroxyalkanoic acid system family protein, which translates into the protein MRVAIPHDLPRDEVRRRMNERTPDLGKYIPGGMADVKTEWLTQDRMQMRVAAMGQTVAGHVDIEDTQLVFQLDLPPALSFFAPVVEKAVRANGEKLLAPPNS
- a CDS encoding DUF2721 domain-containing protein → MIAQTIQLALAPVFVLVAIANLMNLLSARLGRVVDRSRELEVLHGQTTGVEHDKCVLELRIIARRIELIGRAIVLLVWAGLAIGLTVVLLFVGEFAGLDYPQIAAGVFIVSIGLLMTALMLFVRETQAASAALRIPETYLELDRNV